In the genome of Gloeotrichia echinulata CP02, one region contains:
- a CDS encoding ATP-binding protein, which translates to MLRMHCCDLSAKLSLDAGIHNLSLESTLLELPLWELQLESSDLGCVLANQFQANPLLPGVILVKKGEFVGMISRRRFLEYISLPHGLGTFTHSSLQDLYEVLPSDILILPGETLILVAVRQSLERNLESLYEPIVVKTGTQQYGLVDVYQLLVAESLIHELTTKLLREQNRTQLVQTDKLTTLGRMVTEIAHEIRNPVNCIQSNLPFLLQYFQELRELVLAYESEYPDSSPMIQEIKNKIDLDFILTDLQQVLKSTNLSSVRLKQIIGSLRNFSPRSEQKRQLFDIHECIDSTLLILNNLIYEDIAIIKNYGDLPLIHGYVGLLNQVFMNLLTNAIDALADKKTTSKDGQPRIEITTKIIEQANSQWVVIIIADNGVGMPPEIQKQIFEYFFTTKPVGKGTGLGLAISYEIVTKKHNGQLQVTSQLGVGTKFQILLPLVS; encoded by the coding sequence ATGCTAAGGATGCACTGCTGCGACTTATCAGCTAAACTTTCGCTGGATGCTGGTATTCATAATCTTAGTTTAGAGTCTACATTGCTAGAATTGCCGCTATGGGAGCTTCAATTGGAGAGTTCCGACTTGGGTTGTGTATTAGCAAATCAATTTCAAGCTAATCCTCTATTACCTGGTGTCATATTGGTAAAAAAGGGTGAATTTGTAGGTATGATTTCGCGGCGGCGCTTTTTAGAATATATCAGCCTCCCTCATGGACTAGGAACATTTACTCATAGCTCTTTGCAAGATTTATACGAAGTTTTACCATCAGATATTTTGATTCTACCAGGTGAAACGTTAATTCTAGTAGCAGTTAGGCAATCGTTAGAACGGAATCTGGAATCATTATATGAACCAATTGTGGTCAAAACTGGGACACAACAATATGGTTTAGTTGATGTATATCAATTACTGGTTGCTGAATCTTTGATTCATGAATTGACAACAAAATTGCTGCGCGAACAAAACAGAACACAATTAGTCCAAACCGATAAGCTGACAACTTTAGGACGGATGGTGACTGAAATTGCCCACGAAATTAGAAATCCGGTTAACTGTATTCAAAGCAATTTGCCGTTTTTATTACAGTATTTTCAAGAATTGCGGGAGTTAGTCTTAGCTTATGAATCTGAATATCCAGATTCATCACCGATGATCCAGGAAATAAAAAATAAAATAGACCTGGATTTTATTTTGACAGATTTGCAACAAGTTTTGAAAAGTACAAATCTTAGTTCAGTGCGGTTAAAGCAAATCATAGGTAGTCTACGTAATTTTTCTCCTAGGTCGGAACAAAAACGTCAACTATTTGATATACATGAGTGCATAGACAGTACACTATTGATTCTCAATAACCTGATATATGAGGATATTGCCATAATTAAAAACTATGGTGATTTGCCGCTAATTCATGGTTATGTAGGGCTATTGAATCAGGTATTTATGAACCTCCTGACTAATGCCATAGATGCTCTAGCTGACAAGAAAACAACATCAAAAGATGGGCAACCTCGGATTGAAATTACTACAAAAATTATAGAACAGGCAAATTCTCAATGGGTAGTTATTATCATCGCTGATAATGGTGTGGGAATGCCACCAGAAATTCAAAAGCAGATTTTTGAATATTTCTTCACTACTAAACCAGTTGGGAAAGGGACTGGATTGGGATTAGCAATTAGTTATGAAATCGTTACAAAAAAACATAATGGGCAATTACAGGTAACTTCACAACTGGGAGTGGGGACAAAATTCCAAATTTTGCTACCCTTAGTCAGTTGA
- a CDS encoding TIGR03943 family protein, whose amino-acid sequence MTSIPKPKSKIPNFLMPWLDVLAITAWGILIIKYWFTGKLNLLIHPDYFWLVNTGAVGLLIIGFFKAGQLWRRRRPEEISNAMHINVFPPGWGSSLLLTAALLGFIITPQVFASDKALQRGVTIDLLGTSRVKPQSFRATIRPEERSLVDWVRTLNVYPEPDAYTGQKVKVNGFVIHPPDLGKEYLFLARFILTCCAADAYPVGLPVKLTANTEQYPADIWLEVEGQMVTETLSDKRQLTIAANSLKKIPQPKNPYTY is encoded by the coding sequence ATGACTTCAATTCCCAAACCCAAATCTAAAATCCCAAACTTCTTAATGCCTTGGCTAGATGTCTTGGCAATTACAGCTTGGGGGATTTTAATTATCAAATACTGGTTCACCGGCAAGCTGAATCTGTTGATTCATCCCGATTATTTTTGGTTAGTAAATACGGGTGCTGTTGGGTTATTAATTATCGGTTTTTTTAAAGCCGGACAACTTTGGCGACGCCGCCGCCCTGAAGAGATATCCAATGCTATGCATATCAATGTATTTCCCCCTGGTTGGGGTAGTAGCTTGCTATTGACAGCCGCGCTTCTGGGTTTCATCATCACACCACAAGTCTTTGCCAGTGACAAAGCACTCCAACGGGGAGTAACCATTGATTTATTAGGAACATCACGGGTTAAACCCCAAAGCTTTCGCGCTACCATTCGTCCAGAAGAGCGATCGCTCGTAGACTGGGTACGCACCCTCAATGTCTATCCTGAGCCAGATGCATATACAGGACAAAAAGTCAAGGTAAATGGCTTTGTCATTCATCCACCAGATTTAGGAAAAGAATATTTATTTTTAGCACGATTTATCCTCACCTGCTGTGCTGCGGATGCGTATCCTGTAGGATTACCCGTCAAACTCACCGCAAATACCGAACAGTACCCAGCTGATATCTGGCTAGAAGTAGAAGGACAGATGGTTACAGAAACTCTCTCAGATAAACGCCAACTCACTATCGCCGCCAATTCCCTGAAAAAAATTCCCCAACCCAAGAATCCTTATACTTATTAG
- a CDS encoding permease — MNQLNNGFTIFLSLLVEAMPFLLLGVLFSSFLLLFVDERKLVEKMPKNPLLGALLGSTIGFLFPVCECGNVPVARRMLMQGVPTPVAIGFLLAAPTINPIVIWATWTAFRDQPEIVVLRVVFSLLIATIIGFVFSFQKDLSPIVTPAIARYLKFNPPPSPEQKRRGRRSVITQETTDLSLLQPGTYVLGGKAGIPRRLDSNLSQGTTPSSSPSKPLADKLRLLLDNIVQELRELGAVMVIGSAIAAAIQVLAPREIILSLGAGPISSIVAMLILAAVVSICSTVDSFFALSFASTFTSGSLLAFLVFGPMIDIKGVGLMLSIFKPKALFYLFALAALLAFLFTLFLNLHVI, encoded by the coding sequence ATGAATCAACTGAACAATGGTTTCACTATATTTCTGAGTTTGCTAGTCGAGGCGATGCCTTTTTTGCTTCTGGGGGTATTGTTCTCCAGTTTCCTGTTATTGTTTGTAGATGAGCGGAAACTAGTAGAAAAAATGCCCAAAAATCCCTTATTGGGCGCTTTATTGGGTAGTACAATTGGCTTTTTATTTCCGGTGTGTGAGTGTGGTAACGTGCCAGTAGCGCGGCGGATGTTGATGCAAGGAGTACCCACACCAGTAGCAATTGGTTTTTTACTAGCAGCACCGACAATTAACCCCATTGTGATTTGGGCAACTTGGACAGCGTTTCGCGACCAGCCAGAAATAGTAGTGTTACGAGTCGTGTTTTCTTTATTAATCGCCACAATTATCGGTTTTGTTTTTAGTTTTCAAAAGGATTTAAGTCCGATTGTCACTCCAGCGATCGCCCGTTATCTCAAGTTTAATCCTCCCCCATCGCCTGAACAAAAACGCCGTGGTAGACGTTCTGTAATCACACAAGAAACAACAGATCTCAGTTTATTGCAACCAGGAACATATGTTTTAGGAGGAAAAGCAGGTATCCCCAGGCGGCTAGATAGTAATTTATCCCAGGGGACTACCCCATCATCTAGCCCCAGTAAACCCCTAGCAGATAAACTGCGTCTTTTATTGGATAATATCGTCCAAGAATTGCGGGAATTAGGCGCAGTCATGGTCATCGGAAGTGCGATCGCCGCCGCAATTCAAGTCCTAGCACCCCGTGAAATTATCCTGAGCCTAGGTGCAGGTCCGATTAGTTCAATTGTCGCCATGCTGATATTAGCAGCAGTGGTGTCTATTTGTTCAACAGTCGATTCCTTCTTCGCCCTGTCTTTTGCCTCCACTTTTACCAGTGGTTCTTTGTTAGCATTTCTGGTATTCGGTCCGATGATTGACATCAAAGGCGTCGGTTTGATGTTATCAATTTTCAAACCTAAAGCTTTATTTTATCTATTTGCTTTAGCCGCACTCCTGGCATTTTTGTTCACCCTATTTTTGAATTTGCACGTCATTTAA
- a CDS encoding glycosyl hydrolase family 57 has translation MLTVPTNLPDLPEIIDDLPNISGWETEVLSVVNQNAPVFLPTTNIKLEDIKAGFAIALHMHQPTIPAGHSGELISNLQYMFEHPHQGDNHNAGPFAYCYSRIGDFIPELLNQGCNPRVMLDYSGNLLWGLRQMGRSDILDNLKRVTCNPVYQPYVEWLGTMWSHAVIPSTPIPDLKLHIIAWQHQFAAIFGWDALARVKGFSPPEMHLPNHPDTLFAFVKALKECGYHWLLVQEHTIETISGQSIINKHLPHRLIARNSQGETISITALIKTQGSDTKLVAQMQPYYEAKTLSKQQLGSVLIPPIVTQIGDGENGGVMMNEFPSAFKQAWWDMVQNGGGKSGVVGLCGTEYLELLAEAGCKSEDFPACQPVGQHYIWEKVSPDNCQPEAVENAIQELKLTNPNFHLDGASWTNHISWVKAYENVLSPMYKLSSLFHQKYDTLLANDSAESITRTSNYRHILLHNLLLQTSCFRYWGQGAWTDYAREIYQRGENLF, from the coding sequence ATGTTGACTGTACCTACCAATCTTCCAGATTTGCCCGAAATCATCGATGATTTACCAAATATTTCTGGTTGGGAAACAGAAGTGCTATCGGTAGTTAACCAGAATGCGCCTGTATTTTTGCCGACAACGAATATTAAACTAGAAGACATCAAGGCTGGATTTGCGATCGCCTTACACATGCACCAGCCAACTATACCCGCTGGACATAGTGGCGAACTCATCAGCAATTTGCAATATATGTTTGAACATCCCCATCAAGGGGATAATCACAATGCCGGGCCTTTTGCCTATTGTTACAGTCGTATCGGCGATTTTATTCCCGAACTGCTAAATCAAGGTTGTAATCCCCGTGTGATGTTGGATTACTCTGGTAATCTGTTGTGGGGACTCAGGCAAATGGGACGTAGTGACATCCTCGACAACCTCAAGCGCGTCACTTGCAACCCGGTCTATCAACCTTATGTGGAGTGGTTGGGTACAATGTGGAGTCATGCGGTGATTCCTTCCACACCAATCCCAGATTTAAAATTACATATCATCGCATGGCAACATCAATTTGCAGCAATTTTTGGTTGGGATGCACTGGCGCGAGTTAAAGGATTTTCACCTCCAGAAATGCATCTACCAAATCATCCTGATACCTTGTTTGCATTTGTCAAAGCCTTAAAAGAATGTGGATACCATTGGCTATTAGTTCAAGAACACACCATAGAAACAATTAGCGGTCAATCGATTATCAATAAACATTTACCACACCGTCTAATTGCCCGTAATTCCCAAGGAGAAACAATTAGCATCACCGCCTTAATTAAAACCCAAGGTTCAGATACTAAATTAGTTGCTCAAATGCAGCCCTACTATGAAGCCAAAACCTTATCAAAACAACAATTGGGAAGTGTTTTAATACCACCAATTGTCACCCAAATCGGCGATGGCGAAAATGGTGGGGTCATGATGAATGAATTTCCCAGCGCTTTTAAACAAGCTTGGTGGGATATGGTACAGAACGGGGGAGGTAAATCAGGCGTTGTTGGGTTGTGTGGTACAGAATATTTAGAATTACTTGCAGAAGCTGGTTGTAAATCTGAAGACTTTCCCGCTTGTCAGCCAGTGGGACAGCATTATATTTGGGAGAAAGTCTCCCCAGACAATTGTCAACCAGAAGCTGTAGAAAATGCCATTCAAGAATTAAAGCTAACCAATCCCAATTTTCATCTAGATGGAGCCTCATGGACTAATCATATCAGTTGGGTAAAAGCATATGAAAATGTCCTATCTCCTATGTATAAATTAAGCAGTTTATTTCACCAAAAATATGATACTTTGCTAGCAAATGACTCAGCAGAATCTATTACTAGAACATCTAATTATCGTCATATTCTGCTACATAATCTGTTGCTACAAACTAGTTGTTTTCGTTATTGGGGACAAGGTGCTTGGACTGACTACGCCCGTGAAATTTACCAACGGGGTGAAAATTTGTTTTAA
- a CDS encoding ATP-binding protein produces the protein MPQEFSFEISPPFLSQGNDRDLSLDSTLQELSMYNFPVEVSCTAIEVANYFEKYPLLPGAILLEQGRFFGMISRRRLLEFLIRPYGQVLFLREPLGVIYSYARTTILQLPDTTPILKVIQITLKRSPEFVAEPVVVQTAPDTYKLLDVHELNLAAWQIRGIETQVRNERSQAQMIQHDKMASLGRLVDGVAHEILDPVSFIWGNLTYVSNYSQDLLKLIAAYDNNISQVSDNINNLKEEIEFDFLEQDFSKALTSIRTGAERLKKFVTSLQNFCHIDELYPKPADLHACLDNIVLLINSRIKGEIEIVKNYGHLPPVYCFLGQLSQVLMNIFSESIDTLLNEAIRQQFHPDSTKPAEQPRIEITTQVISQPATKPEAPDSRWALIRISDNGTAMSQQLQQQILESFSEKKRADKETSWSVSYGIITARHGGKLNFHSQPGVGNKFEILLPLV, from the coding sequence GTGCCACAAGAATTCAGTTTTGAAATATCACCACCATTTTTGTCTCAAGGTAACGATCGCGATCTCAGTTTAGATTCAACCCTCCAGGAATTGTCAATGTACAATTTCCCGGTGGAAGTTAGCTGTACGGCGATAGAAGTTGCTAATTATTTTGAAAAATACCCCTTACTACCAGGTGCAATATTGCTAGAACAGGGACGGTTTTTTGGGATGATTTCGCGACGACGACTGCTAGAGTTTTTGATTCGTCCCTACGGACAAGTGTTGTTTTTACGCGAACCCTTGGGTGTGATCTATAGCTATGCGCGGACAACGATTTTGCAGCTTCCTGATACCACACCAATTTTGAAAGTCATACAAATTACCTTGAAGCGATCGCCTGAATTTGTTGCAGAACCTGTCGTAGTACAAACTGCACCTGATACCTATAAGCTATTAGATGTGCATGAATTAAATCTTGCGGCTTGGCAAATTCGGGGAATCGAAACACAGGTAAGGAATGAACGTAGCCAAGCCCAAATGATTCAACATGATAAAATGGCAAGTTTGGGGCGTTTGGTAGACGGGGTAGCACACGAAATTTTGGACCCCGTAAGTTTTATTTGGGGTAACTTAACTTATGTCTCTAACTATAGTCAAGACCTGCTGAAGCTGATAGCTGCTTATGATAACAATATATCTCAAGTTTCAGATAACATTAACAATCTCAAGGAAGAGATTGAATTTGATTTTTTAGAACAAGATTTCTCCAAGGCGCTAACTAGTATTCGCACGGGCGCAGAAAGATTAAAAAAATTCGTCACCAGTTTACAAAATTTCTGCCATATCGATGAACTTTATCCCAAACCAGCCGATTTGCACGCCTGCCTAGATAATATCGTATTATTAATTAATAGCCGCATTAAAGGAGAAATCGAAATAGTCAAAAATTATGGTCATTTGCCACCAGTTTATTGCTTTCTAGGGCAATTAAGCCAGGTATTAATGAATATTTTCAGTGAATCTATAGATACTTTACTCAATGAAGCTATACGACAGCAGTTTCATCCAGATTCTACAAAACCTGCTGAACAACCACGAATTGAGATTACTACACAAGTTATTTCCCAGCCAGCAACCAAACCAGAAGCACCAGATTCTCGCTGGGCTTTAATTCGCATTTCTGACAATGGTACTGCTATGTCTCAACAGTTACAACAGCAAATTCTTGAATCTTTTTCTGAAAAAAAACGCGCTGATAAAGAAACTAGTTGGTCTGTAAGTTATGGAATTATCACAGCAAGACATGGGGGTAAATTAAATTTCCATTCCCAACCTGGTGTGGGTAATAAATTTGAAATATTATTGCCTTTGGTTTGA
- a CDS encoding SDR family NAD(P)-dependent oxidoreductase, with product MKIQGKIALITGASRGIGRAIALELAQQDIKRVILVARDDRKLTQVAQEIEAMGVEATILPIDLTQTVEVNIAVAQLWRNYGQIHLLVNCAGVAYQNSFLQSKLPQLQDELSVNLLGMYNLTSLIARRMVSQREGTIVNVSSLMGKIAAPTMATYSATKFAIIGFTQALRRELAPHNIQVKALLPSLTDTDMVRDFKLFRWVIPMTPQQVAQALVAGLEKNSPEIVVGWQSHLAIWCQRFAPWLLEQILNIAMPPQSSRQQPQQNLIRSLLTKFHRFGDLLWSRNMLTFVSARKS from the coding sequence ATGAAGATTCAAGGTAAAATAGCACTAATTACTGGTGCTTCCCGTGGGATTGGGCGTGCGATCGCCCTGGAACTAGCACAACAAGATATCAAGCGAGTCATATTAGTAGCACGCGATGACCGAAAATTAACCCAAGTAGCCCAGGAAATCGAGGCGATGGGAGTCGAAGCCACGATTTTGCCAATAGATTTGACTCAGACAGTTGAGGTGAATATTGCTGTTGCTCAATTGTGGCGCAATTATGGACAGATTCATCTGCTGGTCAATTGTGCGGGAGTCGCATATCAAAATTCATTTTTGCAATCTAAACTCCCCCAATTACAAGACGAACTGTCTGTGAATTTATTGGGAATGTACAACCTCACCAGTTTGATTGCTCGACGAATGGTCAGCCAACGGGAAGGGACAATTGTCAATGTCTCTAGCTTGATGGGGAAAATAGCAGCGCCGACAATGGCGACTTATTCGGCTACCAAGTTTGCAATTATTGGCTTTACCCAAGCCTTACGCCGCGAACTAGCTCCACACAATATTCAGGTCAAAGCATTACTACCTTCCCTAACAGATACAGACATGGTGCGGGACTTCAAATTATTTCGCTGGGTGATCCCCATGACTCCCCAGCAAGTAGCACAAGCACTAGTCGCCGGACTAGAAAAAAATTCCCCAGAAATTGTCGTCGGATGGCAAAGTCATTTAGCTATTTGGTGTCAACGCTTTGCACCTTGGTTGCTAGAGCAAATATTAAACATAGCAATGCCGCCACAGTCAAGTAGACAACAGCCTCAGCAAAACCTGATCAGGAGTCTTTTGACAAAATTCCATCGTTTTGGCGATTTACTCTGGTCAAGAAACATGCTGACTTTCGTCTCGGCGCGTAAGTCTTAA
- a CDS encoding alpha/beta hydrolase, with translation MKKLLRYLSLGLLSTILTATPGLGAERISFFYPPFGEFSLSTDSLEIFAKEGKINDELAFYADRATPQQLAQLRDLLQQRFQVTPTLVSQFTYSPLGEEVVRRLGELILTDSRQNGFYAIRGALIVAAADPQGLTVLNFLRRFPSQSLRLNFSAGLQIVKNLSDLLKTRDAVVGLIQQQASAQAANANVDFSQKVDLRQPGIFSPQKISFTLDDRSRDRSLPVDVYLPQVAAKTSQNSPVPPFPLIVISHGIASDRYAFVYLANHLASYGFAVVVLEHPGSNAKRFQQYFAGLAGSPEPMEFINRPMDVKYVLDELERLDKSNPDLKGKLNFQQVAAIGHSYGGYTVLALAGAKINFEKIYRDCNPNRSLNVSVLLQCGANDLPRKDYQLQDDRIKAIIAINPIDSTIFGESGLRQIQVPTMLVAASQDIFAPSVPEQIQPFTWLSSPNKYLVLLENATHFTAIAEPTPENDVLPVPGALLGPVRTAGYSYLQALSVAFLQTHLLNRPEYRPYLQPSYAKYISQEPLNLSLLQSLTPDQLTQVLNGSTPQSAAPASP, from the coding sequence ATGAAAAAACTGCTGAGATACCTGAGTTTAGGACTCCTATCTACGATTTTGACCGCAACTCCTGGATTGGGGGCTGAACGCATTAGCTTTTTTTACCCTCCCTTTGGCGAATTTTCCTTATCTACCGATTCTTTGGAAATCTTTGCTAAAGAAGGTAAAATCAATGATGAATTAGCATTTTATGCTGATCGTGCTACTCCTCAACAACTGGCTCAACTCCGGGATCTGCTGCAACAGCGCTTCCAGGTAACACCTACTCTAGTATCTCAATTTACCTATTCACCTTTAGGTGAGGAGGTGGTGCGACGCCTGGGAGAATTGATTTTGACTGATTCGCGCCAGAACGGTTTCTATGCTATACGTGGCGCATTGATTGTAGCGGCTGCTGATCCCCAAGGTTTAACGGTGTTAAATTTTTTGCGTCGGTTTCCCAGTCAGAGTCTGCGGCTGAATTTCTCAGCAGGGCTACAAATTGTCAAAAATTTGTCAGATTTGCTCAAAACCAGGGATGCAGTTGTTGGCTTGATTCAACAACAGGCGAGCGCACAAGCAGCTAATGCAAATGTTGACTTCTCCCAAAAGGTAGATTTACGTCAGCCGGGAATATTTAGCCCGCAGAAAATCAGCTTTACTCTCGATGACCGATCCCGCGATCGCAGTTTACCTGTGGATGTCTATTTACCGCAAGTAGCAGCGAAAACCAGTCAAAACTCTCCGGTGCCGCCCTTTCCCTTAATTGTAATTTCTCATGGCATCGCCTCAGACCGCTATGCTTTTGTTTACCTTGCAAATCATTTAGCATCCTATGGTTTTGCTGTTGTTGTGCTGGAACATCCTGGTAGTAATGCTAAACGCTTTCAGCAATATTTTGCAGGTTTGGCTGGGTCGCCAGAACCAATGGAATTTATCAATCGACCAATGGATGTGAAGTATGTACTCGATGAACTCGAGCGTCTAGACAAGTCCAATCCTGACCTCAAAGGGAAACTCAATTTCCAACAAGTCGCGGCGATTGGTCATTCTTATGGTGGTTATACTGTTTTGGCCTTGGCGGGAGCAAAGATTAACTTTGAGAAGATTTATCGCGATTGTAATCCCAATCGATCCTTGAATGTGTCGGTTCTGTTGCAGTGTGGCGCTAATGATTTACCAAGAAAAGATTATCAGCTACAGGACGATCGCATTAAGGCGATCATTGCTATTAATCCTATTGACAGTACGATCTTCGGCGAAAGCGGCCTGCGTCAAATTCAAGTCCCGACAATGCTAGTAGCAGCTAGTCAAGATATTTTCGCCCCGTCAGTACCTGAACAGATTCAGCCGTTCACTTGGCTTTCTAGCCCCAACAAGTATCTAGTTTTACTCGAAAACGCTACCCACTTTACGGCCATTGCGGAACCAACTCCAGAGAATGATGTCTTACCTGTACCAGGCGCTTTGCTTGGGCCTGTGCGGACTGCTGGTTATTCCTATCTCCAAGCGTTGAGTGTAGCTTTCTTGCAAACCCATCTGCTCAATCGCCCCGAATACCGCCCCTATTTACAGCCATCTTATGCCAAATATATTAGTCAAGAGCCGCTCAATCTCAGTCTTTTGCAATCTTTAACGCCAGATCAGTTGACTCAAGTATTAAATGGATCGACTCCACAATCAGCCGCTCCAGCCTCACCTTAA
- a CDS encoding ion channel — MRFRLRRPSRKQPQRLLPRVHIKIQDGQFQIMGMGAWYSYWRDPYHLLLTIPWPGFLVLIALMYLATNTIFALAYQAGGDCVTNARPGSFLDLFFFSVQTLASIGYGAMYPKTTYANIIVTIEAMAGLMAIAVMTGLAFARFSRPTARVLFSNVAIITPHEGRPTLMFRTANQRRNLILEAQMRLYLMRDDVTAEGQLLRRIYDLQLVRNQSPGFALSWLAIHVIDESSPLYGMTAESLIQTNTTIVVSLSGIDETVSQVVHAHHTYGFSQILWNYRFVDIIHHPSDGHRYIDYSHFHDVLPLD; from the coding sequence ATGAGATTTCGACTGAGGAGACCTTCGCGAAAGCAACCACAGCGTCTACTTCCACGAGTTCATATCAAGATTCAGGACGGACAGTTTCAGATTATGGGTATGGGCGCTTGGTACTCCTACTGGCGTGACCCTTACCATTTGCTACTGACGATTCCCTGGCCAGGCTTTTTGGTGCTGATTGCTCTGATGTATTTGGCTACTAATACAATTTTTGCTCTAGCTTACCAGGCTGGCGGAGATTGTGTTACAAATGCGCGACCTGGTTCTTTTTTAGATCTGTTCTTTTTTAGTGTGCAAACCTTGGCATCCATCGGCTACGGTGCGATGTATCCTAAAACAACTTACGCTAATATTATTGTTACCATTGAAGCAATGGCAGGTCTGATGGCAATTGCTGTCATGACGGGACTCGCATTTGCCCGATTCTCGCGACCTACTGCCCGTGTGCTGTTTAGTAATGTCGCTATTATTACACCTCACGAGGGAAGGCCCACGCTGATGTTTCGCACTGCTAACCAACGCCGCAATTTGATTTTAGAAGCGCAGATGCGGCTCTACTTGATGCGCGATGACGTTACCGCAGAAGGACAATTGTTACGTCGGATCTACGATCTGCAACTGGTGAGGAACCAGTCACCCGGTTTCGCGTTAAGTTGGCTAGCGATACATGTAATTGATGAATCCAGTCCTCTCTATGGAATGACAGCAGAATCACTCATCCAGACAAATACTACTATTGTTGTCTCCTTGAGTGGTATTGATGAAACAGTGTCCCAGGTCGTCCATGCCCACCATACTTACGGCTTTAGTCAAATATTATGGAATTATCGGTTTGTCGATATTATACACCACCCATCTGATGGGCATCGCTACATCGACTATAGCCACTTTCACGATGTCTTACCTTTGGACTAG